In the Symmachiella macrocystis genome, GTGCTTATCGACCCCAGCCATGGAACGGGTATAGCGTCCTTGGTCCCGCCGATGGCCGCCGCGGCTGTTGCAGTCGGATGCGACGGGCTGATGGTGGAAGTCCATCCCGATCCGTCGAAGGCGCTCAGCGATGGCGCGCAATCGCTCACGCCGAAAGTGTTCGCTGAGATGATGGAGACCTGCCGCACGGTGGCCTCGTCGAGTGGTAAACGCCTGGGGTGAAACGCCTCCCCGGGCAAAGCCAGGCGCGCTCAGCGCTGTACAACAAACAAAAATCCCAAGACCAGTGCCATAAAGATGATGATTGTTGTGAACAAACGACCGGAGCGGCGGAGAATGATCTTGGGCGATTCGTATCGACTGGCGCTGTAAACAAGGCTGACAACCGCCGCTAGTGGAAAGAGGTACCACAAGAAGTTGATCGACGAGAAGAGAATGAGATTCGACATGCGTTTCGGCCGCGTTTCGCGCTTTTTTAAGTTGTAATAGGTGCAGGGGTGAATCGGCGGGGTGATCGGCTACTTCGCTGGCGCGGGTGCCTCTGATTCCTTGTCCGTATTCACGTCCTTGTCAGGTTTTTCTTCGTCGTCGTCCTCACCGTCGCCATAGGCGGGGCCTTCGTAGGCGTCGTAAATCGCCAGGACATTGAGCAAGCCAGCGATCATTGTATAGAGAGTTCCCAATTCGAAATACCGGCCGAGTTCGTTGTTTGCCGTTTCTAAATCGGTGGGAGAATAGATCCGACTGTCATCGTGGAGCGGAGCGGCATACCAATCGGCGATTGACCGCTGCATTCCGCCTGAGGCCAAGCCATTGAATTCCAAATCCTGTCCATCAAAATCGACGGTCCCTTTTAAGTCAAAGGTGAGCCGTCTCTCGCGGAATGGAGCGATCTTGGGATCGATACTTCCCCCATCCACGGTGCCTTGAATGGGGTGTTTGCCTGCGAACACGCCTATGAATTTCCCGGAATACCCACGACCAAAACCAGTTCCCACTGGTTCAATTTGCAGTTCCCCGGCGATGTGTCCATCCAATTCGACGCTACTGGTGACGTCGCTCAATTTCCCCGAAAAGTGTCCCGCTGCCGGTTCATTCAAGATCCGGGGATCCGCGATTTTATCCACGCGTCGCGCTTGAATCACGGCCGGCAAAAACGCCAGTCCGTTCCAGACCTGACAGGCCTGAGGAATAATGCGATCCTTCTTGCCCCAGTTGATGTAGACGACGGTCCAGTCGGACAAGTACATCCCGGTGAAAAACGTCCCCAAGATGCAGACCGAATAGAGCACGCCCTTAAAGGTCCGCCGCTGGTAAAAGTGCCCCAATCCGGGGACTAAAAACGCCAGGATGGCGGCGACACGAGGATCTCGTAACTGAATTTGTGGGGTTTCGGCCATGTTGCCTAAATGCTGCTACGAATGAGACTTGTCAACAACGCACAGATGACCCTGGCAGGTCCTGGGGCGCGAATTATCGGCATTGTAGAGCCCCCCTACCGTTCAAGCCAGCCCAGTCGGACAATTCCACGCAGGTCGGGCTTACAGACCGGTAAATCGAGATACTCTCCCCAACTCTGCATTGATCGTCAGTGAAGGTCATTCGCTGACGCAGCGAGAATCTTGACGACCCGGTTCAAAAAATCTGCTGCTCTGAAGACGATCGGCGTGATTTCCTACCAGTGTGCGGGTAAGATGGAGCACACCTCTGGCGACGATCTTAAAAGCCTTCGGACCTTTCAAAATGTGGAATCGCTTCGGTTTATTGATGCCCAACCGATACATTCTCTCTGCCCTGTTTGCACTACTGTCCACGGCTGCGCCATCTGCTTCTGCGCAACAGACGGTAGTCGAAAAGCAACTAGAACGCTCGCGTCAGCTCTACACCAACAGAGAGCAATGGGCAGGCAGACGGACTGAATTACGCGCGGGCTTCCTGCGCGGGGCCGGTTTATGGCCCTTGCCTGATCGTCCAGTGGTCAACGTCTTCGCACATAGCTGTCGCGAACGGGACGGGTACAGTGTGGAAAACGTCGCACTGGAGACCATGCCTGGTTTTTATTGCACGGGGAATCTGTATCGACCACTTGCAAAAGGCGACGCGGGCGAACTGAGCCAACCGGGGCCGGGGATACTCTGTCCCCACGGGCACTTTCGGCCATGGGGACGCTTTCGGGAGAATCATCAAATTCGCTGCGCCCATTTTGCACGGATGGGGGCGACCGTGTTTTCCTACAGCATGGTCGGCTGGCAGGATTCGACGCAGACGACGCACAACGATCCGTTGGTCTTGGCAATCCAGACGTGGAACAGCATGCGGGCATTGGACTTTCTAGCGCAATTGAAACAAGTCGATCCTCTGCGGTTGGGAATCACCGGCGCCTCGGGTGGCGGGACACAGACGTTTTTTCTGGCGGCGCTGGATGACCGTGTACGAGTATCGGCACCGTTGGTGATTGTTTATCCTTGGACCGCTCCCGATGGATGTCTCTGCGAAGGGGGGCTGCCAGTGATGCAGGCGACGCAGACCAACGCGATCGAACTAGCCGCCTCCGTGGCTCCCCGCGCGCAACTGATTATTTCCGTCGGCGCGCCGGACCCCACAAAAGATTTCCCGAAATTCGGTTTCCCCTTCATACAGAATGTCTACGAAATACACGGACGTAGTGATCATGCCAAATTGTTGCATTTGGCGACTGAGAAGCATGACTTTGGACCGTCCAAGCGCAACGCCGTTTATGCGTTTTTTGCCAAACATCTTCAGATGTCGCCACGGCCGGAAGTTTCGGCGACAATCACAATTGAAACACCCGAGGTCATGGAAGTTTTTTCCGCAACACATCCCCATCCCGCGCATGCGGTGCAAGGGAGTGCGGAGGTCGCGAAAGCCTTTGCCGCCCTATCGCGACCCGATTCCCCTGTGCATGGCGGAGAATAGCCTGCGTAGTCGTTGGCGGCTGTCTGTATTCTTACTTTTTTAATTTCTCAAATGAGGATTCCACAATGAAACGATTCGCGTATTTTTGCAGTGTGACGTTCACCATCGTTGGTTTGTTATTGGCGAGTTCCGCCAAAGCTGCGGAGAAAACCGCAGTCGATCCGTCGGGGACTTGGCGGTGGGAACATGACGAAGGGGGCGAGACCGTCAAGAACGTTCTGAAACTCAACTCCGACGGCAAAAAGGTCTCCGGCACCTACCAAGGCCGCCGCGGACCGTATGAGATTACTGATGGCAAGGTCGATAACGACAAATTGATTTTCGGTTTTAACGTAGATTACGAAGGTCAAACCATCGAAATCAGTTTTGTGGGTAAAATCAAAGCGGACAAAGTTGATGGCACCGTCACGATGAAATCAGATGAGGGTGCTCGCGACTATCCTTGGACGGCAGAGCGCGGTTTAAAAGCGGCCGATACTGTGGGAACATGGAAGCTCTCCATCGAATTGCCGGATGGCAATGTGTTGATGCCCCAATTGAAATTGTCACTCGCCGATGACATGAAAGAGCTCAAAGGGGAATACACCAGCGACGCCTCTGAAATGGAGGTTTCTGACATCAAGGTCAAGGACAGCAAATTGTTCTTCAAAATCAGCGGCGACTTTGGCGGAGGCACATTGACCGCCAATTACAAAGTTCAACCCCGCGGCGATAAGCTCGCCGGAGAGATCGAATACGATTTCAACGGCCAAACGGGTGAACTGGAAGTCACCGGCAAACGGGATGTGAAAAAGAAACCGGAAGCGAAATAATCCGTTTCTAATCGGCTCGTTGACGCTTTAAAAAACGAAATCTCGCCCCGTCCTTGCAAGTGTGCCAGGACGGGGCGTTCGTTTTTAATTGCTGACAAAACCGCCGGTAGGGTCAACGCGCGCGCCACAACATTTCGTCGGTAACGCCCGCTGCTGTTTGCGCTGCTACAATATCCTGCCGAAAACGTTTGGCATCGACCGGATAGCCTTTGGTCGGTTTCACTCCCGGCAACTGCTTTTGCCAGTAGAGGTTGAATAACTCCATCGCCAATTCGCGCACGTACTTGCAAACCAGCGATGCCGCCGCGACGGGCATGTGCTCTTCGGCGCGTGTTTGAAAACGAATCCGTGCTGTGCCAATACGATAGGAACTGGCGGCACGGCCTTCGGTCTCCCGGACGATGAACCGATCCCCGGCGATATCTTCCAGCAACTCATCGTACCGATTCCGCCCACCATGTTTGTCGGCGATAACGAGCGTTGACTCGGGGTTATCGAAATCAATCACGCGGCTGAGCAATTGCATACTGAGTTTGGAAAGCAAAACGCCCTTGGTTCCATATTCGGCCAGCAGGCGATTGAAGCGACGGGGCGTGACGATATCCGAGACCACCGTTCGCAACCCGATGGAGTGCGGTTGGCAACAGCTGCGCCATCGCGCGCTGATCTCTGGAATGGTATCGCCGTCAATCTTTTGCGGGAGATCCAAATCGCACCCCGCAAGCCATGGCCCGCAATCAGGCGCGTTGAGATCATCACCCAGGAGTCGATGGCATAGTTCAGTATAACGCCGCGGCGAATCGCCATTCAGTGCGAGTAGACAATGCACGGAACGCTCTAATTGCGCTATGCCTTTGCTGGGGCTATAGACCTGTTTGGAATCGGCGACGTGAATTTTCTCAGCGGTCGGTGTTGCTTGGTCGACGACGTCGGCGAATGCCTCCCACAGGTTGATGTCGTCGGGCTTTTGAGGGAGATCCCAAACGGTCGCCGTAATCACCAACGGCCCCAGATTGGGACCGTACCCGGCTTCATCCATGCCGATGATTACGCCCATGTTGTTTTACGTTTCCAATTTCAGTCGAACTTTAACATGCCGAACGTCTCGGGCCGGGGGGTGTCGGAGGCGGGGTGCGTCCAACTGTGGATTCCCACGGCGGGGATGGTGCGGATGATCCCCACGTTCCAGACATCATTGCGACTCGGCGGTTGCGGGACAAGCTCAGCCCAGGGGATGGCGACTTCGATGCGCCATTTTTTCTTGTCGCCGCCTGCCTGCACAAAGTACTTGGGATTCCATGTTACATCATTCCAGCACGCATCGGCCGTCCATCCGCGTTGATCGAACGCGAAGGTGAAATAGGTCGCGTGATCACGGTCGACATCCAACAGCAGTTGCACGCGATCAAAGTGCGACAAATCGGCGTCATACGTACGGCCCTCGTTCACCGGCCGGTCATCCGGCGTATCCGGCTCGCGGGGGAAACTGGCGGCGAAATAAAGGAATTGTGCATCGTAGGCCATCAAGGCAAATGGCCGGTCGGCACTGCGTTCGTCGCGATCAGTCCCATCGTTGAGGGGTATTTCCTGCGCGGTTTCCCAACAGCTGTCCGCGAGAACGCCATCCAGCACCGGACGCTGGGCGGTATAGACGCATAAACTATAGGGTTTGGGCGGATGCACGCGTGGAGCGGAAAACCAAATTTCGCTGCCACCGCTGAGCGACCAAGGATCGTCGGATGTCAATTGGCGGAAATGCCGATAAATGCGGTCAGCTTCGCCCGGCAAGCCCCGCCGCCGATACAATGAAGCCAGTGGAAACTGCGTACGTGGATCGTTGAACAATTCGGGATTCGCCTCGCTCATCAGCTTACCCATCCGCGTGGCGTGCGTGTGCCATTCTTTGATGCGTTCCTCCATACGGAATTGGGACACCCGCGATTCCGTATTTTGTACCTGCTGTACGCCTGCCGTGGCAGCATTCTCAATTCCGCCGGCCAGTTGAAGTTGTGGAGTGTCGTTAGGAACATTATCCAGTTCATTCAATCGCGTCGTCAGTCGGACGAGGTTTTCAGCAAAGTCGTTTTTTCGAGTTTCAATACCCCGAACCGTCTGCGCCCGCGAGAGGCTGCCGGATCGTTCGTGATTCGCCTGAGTCGCCTCCAAAACTAAGCGAATATCGGAAATCACACTCTGCTTAGATTGCTGATCGAGTTGATCAAATCGCTGACGCTGGCGGTTGCGTTCTGGAATCCGTAATTGGTCGGCGATGCGCTGCCGGTCGCCGCTGATCCGCTCATGCCCCGCTTCCGCTTCACGAGCGCGACGCCAGGCGACTTCCGAACTGGTCCACAACTGCAGTAACCATTGCATGGCTTCGTGAGCGGGCGGTTCGTCAGGAAATTGCTCGACCAATTTGGTCGCTACGGTTTCCGCCAGATCCCAATCCCCCATGCTGCGATACACGGTGATCAATTCGGCTAACTGTAGCGCCATTTCCGCATCGGTCAGGCCGTTGACAAAATCGTTCAATTGCCCCGGCAACTGACTCGCCATCCGCGGGTCATCCATGAATTTATCGAGATAGGCCCGCGATTGCTTTTGCCGCCGCGCGATTTTACGTTCAATCTCCATGTCATCCGTCGTCGCCATGAGTTGTCGCCGCGCCGGTCCTCCAGGACTGAGATGGATGCCACCAAAGAACGCACCCCGTGGAATCCTTGCTTCTTTGCTCCCGGCCGGGGGAATGTCGCAATCTTTGAGTAGTCGATAGGCCTCGCGCCGTACATTGCGGTCTTGCACTTTCGACAACCGCCCATAGGCACGAGCAGTCGCCATGTGCGTTGATTGTCGGAATTGCGGCAGAAATTGATGCGGATCAATATGGGCTTCGCCGGTGCTCCCGTCGGGCAGTCGCGCATAGATTTTTTTCACCTGCCACGGCTGGAGATTGTTCAACTCGCGTTGCGCGCTAAACAACGTTGGATCGGCCGCTGCTTGGACCGCCTTGGCAACGGCCTTGTATAAAACGTGGCCCACGGCATCGTCGTCCGCTGGTTGGTTGATCACCACCACATCGGGCCGCCACATACGCAGTTCGGTCACCAATTGTCCGACCAGAATGTCGGGGAGTCTGTTTTCGGTGATGGTCATCCAATCGGACCATAAGCGCCGCGAGTTTTTGCCCAGCCCCGGCACATCAAGCGGCAGTCGCCAGTAGATATCTCCGGCCGATCCCCCCGCCTTGACGACCGCCTCGTGCATGCGGGCATCAAGATCTGTTTGTTCGCCGCCGGGACCGGAATCAACGCGCGGTACCAGCGAAACGACGCTGCGGTAGCCCTGTTCGCCTGCCAGTTGCGCTTGGAGATTTACGGAAATCTGATCCTGTTGCGTGAACAGCGATAACAAAGCGGCGCGACGCTGCCCGCCGCGACTGGCTTGCCACGTCTGTCCGCCATCCTTGGTTGTGAGTATCATCCCCAGTGCGCCGACAGCGGCCCCGTCGGTTTCTGATGAGAAGGAGAGTGCTGTGATCGGCGTCGTCTCGCCGGTGAGTTGCCGTTGCCAACTTTTGCCGCCATCGGGCGAATGCCAAATCACACTTCCCGGACGACCGGCGATCCAGATCTTTTCACCGCGAACCGCCAAGGCGCGGAAATCAAACGTATTGCGAATCTCCGCCGGCAGGGGTGTCGCCGGTCCTTTCCAGGAAACACCACCGTTGATCGTTGTCCGCACCATGCCACCGTCGCCCACCGCCCAGGCACGGCTGGCCACGCCGAATTTGACGGCATGCAAACCGGGCAGCCCCAAATCGGTCATTAGGTTTTGATTGACATTTCCTTGAGAAACGACAGCGATGCGGCCCAGCTTGCCGGAGACCAGTCCCCGGTCGACCGCACGGAAATCCCCCGCACGCCAACCGCGAACGCGCAATCCCGTCGCCGCAGTCCAGGTTTTTCCCCCGTCGGCGGTTACAAAAATTCCCGCCGGCGAATTCGGATCGGTGTCCCCCGCAATCACGCCCGCTTTGAGGCCGAAGAATTTCATCGCGTAAATCTGTGGAATCGACGACTCGTTTGCCACCTGCCAACTCTGGCCGCCATCAGTTGTTTTTACGACCACGCCGCGACTTTGTTGTGTATACGGGATCGTGCCCCCTCCGGCCGCCCAGCCGATTTGATCGGTCAGAAAACAGACCGACCGTAACGCAAACGAAACGCCGCTACGCTGAAGTTTCCACTGCCGGCCTCCATCGGTCGTGTGCCAAATCACGCCATGCTCGCCCACAGCCCAGCCCAGTTGTGCATTCAAAAACTGCACATCATGCAGCTGCGCGTCTTCCTCGACCGGCGCCGGTTGCGGCGCAGCGGTATTGATCGTACCGACGGGTTCCTCCGCGACGGCACTGATGGAAATGCACGCTCCGAGGGCGCAAACAAAAGTGATCGACCAAAGATTTCGCAGCATTGTGTTGCTCCGCGATTGTTGAGCACTCCCAGAAACAGCGACGAATGGCGCACTTCCGCCGCATTAGCGGGCGGGATTGTATGCGCATGACGCATCTGGCAAAAGGGCGGATTCCTGCTCGTCGCTATCTTGAATCGATAGCAGGTTGCCTACGCGCCGGCGGCCAAATCGCGTTGCAGCCGCTGCATGGCTTCAGGAAAGGTCACCTGCGGTGCATAGCCGAAGTCCCGGCGGGATTTTTCGACGGAATAGTAGTGCGAACAGCTCAACTGCGCCGCTAAAAACCGCGTCATCGGCGGCTCGCCCGGCAAGTGCAGGAGGCGATAGACCGTTTCCAAAGCGCCGCCGATACGCAGGGCCGTTTTCGTGGAAACCGAGCGTTTCACCGGCGGCAGGTCCACCAGTGCCAGCAATTGATCGATCCATTGCCACAAATTCACGGGCTCCGGCTCGTTGATGAAATACGCCTGCCCGGCGACGGCGGAGTCTGCATTGAGCGCATCGGCCGCTTGCAGGTGCGCATGCGCTGTGTTTTCGACATAGGTCATCGAGACGAGGTTGCTCCCGTCTCCCACGCGCCGCAATCGGCCGGAGCGTGCGCGTTGGATCAATCTTGGAATAAGATGATTATCGCGCGGTCCCCATATGAGATGCGGTCGCAGCGCGCAGGTCGCCAACCCCCGCTGACCATTGGCGGCTAAGACCGCTTGTTCGGCGAGTGCCTTTGTGTGCGGATAATGGCAAGCGTATTCTGACGGGTACGGCAACGATTCATCGGCGTCTTCGTGCGACGTGCTGCCAAAAACCACGCTGGGCGAACTGGTGTAAACCAGCTTGGGCACGCCGTGTTGTTGACAGCCGGCTATGACATGTTCGGTGCCGAGAGTGTTGATTTCGTAATACTGCGGCCACGGTCCCCACACGCCCGGAATGGCGGCGGTGTGAAACACAACATCCATTCCCGCACAAGCGGCGGCGACTGCTGCGGAATCGCGAACATCTCCGCGCTGAACCTCGACGCCCAACTCGCCCAGTCGTGGATAGTCGCC is a window encoding:
- a CDS encoding NAD-dependent epimerase/dehydratase family protein, with amino-acid sequence MKALVTGGGGFLGLYITEQLVARGEDVRVFCRGDYPRLGELGVEVQRGDVRDSAAVAAACAGMDVVFHTAAIPGVWGPWPQYYEINTLGTEHVIAGCQQHGVPKLVYTSSPSVVFGSTSHEDADESLPYPSEYACHYPHTKALAEQAVLAANGQRGLATCALRPHLIWGPRDNHLIPRLIQRARSGRLRRVGDGSNLVSMTYVENTAHAHLQAADALNADSAVAGQAYFINEPEPVNLWQWIDQLLALVDLPPVKRSVSTKTALRIGGALETVYRLLHLPGEPPMTRFLAAQLSCSHYYSVEKSRRDFGYAPQVTFPEAMQRLQRDLAAGA
- a CDS encoding alpha/beta hydrolase family protein, which translates into the protein MPDRPVVNVFAHSCRERDGYSVENVALETMPGFYCTGNLYRPLAKGDAGELSQPGPGILCPHGHFRPWGRFRENHQIRCAHFARMGATVFSYSMVGWQDSTQTTHNDPLVLAIQTWNSMRALDFLAQLKQVDPLRLGITGASGGGTQTFFLAALDDRVRVSAPLVIVYPWTAPDGCLCEGGLPVMQATQTNAIELAASVAPRAQLIISVGAPDPTKDFPKFGFPFIQNVYEIHGRSDHAKLLHLATEKHDFGPSKRNAVYAFFAKHLQMSPRPEVSATITIETPEVMEVFSATHPHPAHAVQGSAEVAKAFAALSRPDSPVHGGE
- a CDS encoding YCF48-related protein encodes the protein MLRNLWSITFVCALGACISISAVAEEPVGTINTAAPQPAPVEEDAQLHDVQFLNAQLGWAVGEHGVIWHTTDGGRQWKLQRSGVSFALRSVCFLTDQIGWAAGGGTIPYTQQSRGVVVKTTDGGQSWQVANESSIPQIYAMKFFGLKAGVIAGDTDPNSPAGIFVTADGGKTWTAATGLRVRGWRAGDFRAVDRGLVSGKLGRIAVVSQGNVNQNLMTDLGLPGLHAVKFGVASRAWAVGDGGMVRTTINGGVSWKGPATPLPAEIRNTFDFRALAVRGEKIWIAGRPGSVIWHSPDGGKSWQRQLTGETTPITALSFSSETDGAAVGALGMILTTKDGGQTWQASRGGQRRAALLSLFTQQDQISVNLQAQLAGEQGYRSVVSLVPRVDSGPGGEQTDLDARMHEAVVKAGGSAGDIYWRLPLDVPGLGKNSRRLWSDWMTITENRLPDILVGQLVTELRMWRPDVVVINQPADDDAVGHVLYKAVAKAVQAAADPTLFSAQRELNNLQPWQVKKIYARLPDGSTGEAHIDPHQFLPQFRQSTHMATARAYGRLSKVQDRNVRREAYRLLKDCDIPPAGSKEARIPRGAFFGGIHLSPGGPARRQLMATTDDMEIERKIARRQKQSRAYLDKFMDDPRMASQLPGQLNDFVNGLTDAEMALQLAELITVYRSMGDWDLAETVATKLVEQFPDEPPAHEAMQWLLQLWTSSEVAWRRAREAEAGHERISGDRQRIADQLRIPERNRQRQRFDQLDQQSKQSVISDIRLVLEATQANHERSGSLSRAQTVRGIETRKNDFAENLVRLTTRLNELDNVPNDTPQLQLAGGIENAATAGVQQVQNTESRVSQFRMEERIKEWHTHATRMGKLMSEANPELFNDPRTQFPLASLYRRRGLPGEADRIYRHFRQLTSDDPWSLSGGSEIWFSAPRVHPPKPYSLCVYTAQRPVLDGVLADSCWETAQEIPLNDGTDRDERSADRPFALMAYDAQFLYFAASFPREPDTPDDRPVNEGRTYDADLSHFDRVQLLLDVDRDHATYFTFAFDQRGWTADACWNDVTWNPKYFVQAGGDKKKWRIEVAIPWAELVPQPPSRNDVWNVGIIRTIPAVGIHSWTHPASDTPRPETFGMLKFD
- a CDS encoding DUF6677 family protein; this translates as MAETPQIQLRDPRVAAILAFLVPGLGHFYQRRTFKGVLYSVCILGTFFTGMYLSDWTVVYINWGKKDRIIPQACQVWNGLAFLPAVIQARRVDKIADPRILNEPAAGHFSGKLSDVTSSVELDGHIAGELQIEPVGTGFGRGYSGKFIGVFAGKHPIQGTVDGGSIDPKIAPFRERRLTFDLKGTVDFDGQDLEFNGLASGGMQRSIADWYAAPLHDDSRIYSPTDLETANNELGRYFELGTLYTMIAGLLNVLAIYDAYEGPAYGDGEDDDEEKPDKDVNTDKESEAPAPAK